The following proteins come from a genomic window of Corynebacterium sp. P4-C1:
- a CDS encoding folylpolyglutamate synthase/dihydrofolate synthase family protein, with the protein MDEDGLVLNLGDESVAESAESDESGDGAAAVPVPRPVSESDLADLARVEAELLARWPETTIDPSLERIEMLMDFLGHPERAYKVIHVAGTNGKTSTVRMIESLLRSFGARVGRATSPHLQSITERVGIDGEPIHPADFVRVYEEIKPFIELVDAKSSHPMSYFEVTVAIALAAFADAPVDIAVVEVGMGGTWDATNVVESDVDVVMPVGLDHTDYLGETIAEIAGEKAGIIRRPESVTVVADQEPEAMRVILERTVSVGTAVARLDSEFGVEEAGVAVGGQTLTLRGLSGTYDNIFLPLSGPHQARNASVALAAVEAFFGAGAEKPLDADTVRAGFAAAVSPGRLERVRSTPTTFVDATHNPHGARALAAAIERDFNFARLIGVVGILDDKDAAGVFEALEPVLSEVVVTQNSSPRAADAYELAETARDIFGEERVHVEEHLPSAYSLAVELAEEALEAVGMQSGSGVLITGSVVTAGEARALFGKDPE; encoded by the coding sequence ATGGACGAGGACGGGCTCGTGCTCAACCTGGGAGACGAGAGCGTCGCCGAGTCCGCTGAATCCGACGAGTCCGGCGACGGCGCAGCGGCGGTCCCTGTTCCGCGCCCCGTGAGCGAGTCCGACCTCGCCGACCTCGCCCGCGTGGAGGCCGAACTGCTCGCCCGCTGGCCCGAGACGACAATCGACCCGAGCCTCGAACGCATCGAGATGCTCATGGATTTCCTCGGCCACCCGGAACGCGCCTACAAGGTGATCCACGTCGCCGGCACGAACGGCAAGACCTCCACCGTGCGCATGATCGAGTCGCTGCTGCGCTCCTTCGGCGCGCGCGTCGGGCGCGCGACGAGCCCGCACCTGCAGTCGATCACCGAGCGCGTCGGCATCGACGGCGAGCCGATCCACCCCGCGGATTTCGTGCGCGTCTACGAAGAGATCAAGCCCTTCATCGAGCTTGTCGACGCGAAAAGCAGCCACCCGATGTCCTACTTCGAGGTCACCGTGGCCATCGCTCTCGCCGCCTTCGCCGACGCACCCGTCGACATCGCGGTCGTGGAAGTGGGCATGGGCGGCACGTGGGACGCGACGAATGTCGTCGAATCCGACGTCGACGTCGTCATGCCCGTCGGCCTCGATCACACCGACTACCTCGGCGAAACCATCGCGGAGATCGCGGGGGAGAAGGCCGGCATCATCCGCCGCCCGGAGTCGGTCACCGTCGTCGCCGACCAAGAGCCTGAGGCGATGCGCGTCATTCTCGAACGCACAGTGTCTGTCGGCACCGCAGTCGCTCGCCTGGACAGCGAATTCGGTGTCGAGGAAGCCGGCGTCGCCGTCGGCGGGCAGACCCTGACCCTGCGCGGGCTCTCCGGCACCTACGACAACATCTTCCTGCCGCTTTCCGGTCCGCACCAGGCCCGCAACGCCTCCGTCGCGCTTGCCGCTGTGGAAGCATTCTTCGGGGCGGGGGCGGAGAAACCTCTCGACGCCGACACTGTCCGCGCCGGGTTCGCCGCCGCTGTCTCCCCGGGCCGCCTCGAGCGTGTCCGCTCCACGCCGACCACGTTCGTCGACGCCACCCACAACCCCCACGGCGCGCGTGCGCTCGCAGCCGCTATCGAGCGCGACTTCAACTTCGCCCGCCTCATCGGCGTGGTGGGCATTCTCGACGACAAGGACGCCGCCGGCGTCTTCGAGGCGCTGGAGCCGGTACTGAGCGAGGTCGTCGTCACGCAAAACTCCTCGCCGCGCGCCGCCGACGCGTACGAGCTCGCCGAGACCGCCCGCGACATCTTCGGCGAAGAGCGCGTCCACGTCGAAGAGCACCTCCCGTCGGCCTACTCGCTGGCTGTCGAACTCGCCGAAGAGGCCCTCGAGGCCGTCGGAATGCAGTCCGGATCCGGTGTGCTCATCACCGGCTCCGTCGTCACCGCCGGCGAGGCCCGCGCCTTGTTTGGAAAGGACCCCGAATAA
- a CDS encoding DUF4233 domain-containing protein, protein MSRRTPRSHQEVEYGPLGPGSAPVKDPIKGLSGVLSGTLVMEAITIWLCLTVILKINEGEMWTTFNWVFITVMGFAHFIAAFLQRRPGALWIDVALQVPLIVIGFFIHWSVGAVGIMFGIVWFLIVKMRADILERQRRGLLTTQHLGTADEG, encoded by the coding sequence ATGTCCCGCCGCACCCCGCGCTCGCACCAGGAAGTCGAATACGGCCCGCTCGGCCCCGGCTCCGCGCCCGTCAAAGACCCAATCAAGGGGCTGAGTGGCGTGCTGTCCGGAACGCTGGTGATGGAAGCGATCACTATCTGGCTGTGCCTGACCGTGATCCTCAAGATCAACGAAGGCGAAATGTGGACCACCTTCAACTGGGTCTTCATCACCGTCATGGGTTTCGCGCACTTCATCGCCGCTTTCCTGCAGCGCCGCCCCGGCGCGCTGTGGATTGACGTGGCGCTGCAGGTCCCCCTGATCGTCATCGGTTTCTTCATCCACTGGTCCGTCGGCGCCGTGGGAATCATGTTCGGAATCGTCTGGTTCCTCATCGTGAAAATGCGGGCCGACATCTTGGAGCGCCAGCGCCGCGGCCTGCTCACCACGCAGCACCTCGGCACCGCCGACGAGGGGTAG
- a CDS encoding acetyl-CoA C-acyltransferase has product MSEPIYITQAKRSPVGTFGGSLSRMATIDLGTHVAKAVIEASGVPAEKFDSSVWANVVTTIPRDNYTSRAVALEAGLPKSSHAYGVNRLCGSGVQAIVSAAQQLITGDAKLSLAGGVEVMSQAPYSVEGMRQGRKMGDGRLIDWLTGALTDPMGNGGMGVTAENIAAKYDISRERQDEYALQSQERAAAAIANGEFDEQIVPVGDFTTDEHPRQTTLEKLGGLRPTFKKDGTVTAGNSSGINDAAAATVMTTESGLKEFGLEPLAKIVSWGVAGCDPATMGLGPVAAVPKALDKAGLKIEDIKLIESNEAFAAQCIAVADQLGFDNDKTNIQGGAIALGHPIGATGVILTTKLIHQLKNAGGGYGLVTACIGGGQGIALILEV; this is encoded by the coding sequence ATGTCTGAGCCTATTTACATCACCCAGGCCAAGCGCTCGCCCGTCGGCACGTTCGGCGGTTCGCTGTCGCGTATGGCCACCATCGACCTCGGCACTCACGTTGCTAAGGCCGTGATCGAAGCCTCCGGCGTCCCCGCCGAGAAATTCGACTCCTCCGTGTGGGCCAACGTGGTCACCACGATCCCGCGCGACAACTACACCTCCCGCGCAGTCGCCCTCGAGGCTGGGTTGCCGAAGAGCTCCCACGCTTACGGTGTGAACCGCCTCTGCGGCTCCGGCGTCCAGGCCATTGTTTCCGCGGCGCAGCAGCTGATCACCGGCGATGCCAAGCTGTCCCTCGCCGGCGGCGTTGAGGTCATGTCCCAGGCACCGTACTCCGTCGAGGGCATGCGCCAGGGCCGCAAGATGGGCGACGGCCGCCTCATCGACTGGCTCACCGGCGCGCTGACCGACCCGATGGGCAACGGCGGCATGGGCGTCACCGCCGAGAACATCGCCGCGAAGTACGACATCTCCCGCGAGCGCCAGGACGAGTACGCTCTGCAGTCTCAGGAGCGTGCGGCCGCCGCGATCGCGAACGGCGAATTCGACGAGCAGATCGTCCCGGTCGGCGACTTCACCACCGACGAGCACCCGCGCCAGACCACCCTGGAGAAGCTCGGCGGCCTGCGCCCGACCTTCAAGAAGGATGGCACCGTCACCGCCGGAAACTCCTCCGGCATCAACGATGCCGCTGCCGCCACCGTCATGACCACCGAGTCCGGCCTGAAGGAATTCGGCCTGGAACCGCTGGCCAAGATCGTCTCCTGGGGTGTCGCTGGCTGTGACCCGGCCACCATGGGCCTGGGCCCCGTCGCCGCTGTGCCGAAGGCGCTGGACAAGGCCGGCCTGAAGATCGAGGACATCAAACTCATCGAGTCCAACGAGGCGTTCGCCGCCCAGTGCATCGCTGTCGCGGACCAACTCGGCTTCGACAATGACAAGACCAATATCCAGGGCGGCGCTATCGCGCTCGGCCACCCGATCGGCGCTACCGGCGTCATTCTGACCACCAAGCTCATCCACCAGCTGAAGAACGCCGGTGGCGGATACGGCCTCGTCACCGCCTGCATCGGCGGCGGCCAGGGCATCGCACTCATTCTGGAGGTTTAA